The following nucleotide sequence is from Ignavibacteriales bacterium.
TTTTAACGCATTATGAGAATCTCAAGTATAAATAAAAAATATATATTAATATTATTTATACCGTTTTTAGTAGTATCATTCCACCTTCTGCCGATCTATCATCATCATTCACCTAAAATTGCAAATGAACGAACGACAACTCCTTCCTCGATAAACAATCTAAAAACAGTCGGAAAATCTTGTCAGTTGTGTTTGGCGTTTAATTTAAACAAAACATATATAGTTGATAAGATAAATATTCAACATTTGTTATTTAGACAATCGATTTTGTTTCGAATAACAAAATATGATATATCCGAATCAACAATTTGCGGCCATCCTGGAAGAGCCCCTCCCGCAACTCACCCGGTTCGAACTATTTCTTAATTATAGCTGTTTTCATTACTAACATTTAGATAGGAGTAATCCGATGATTAAGTTCGGATTAAATGTTTTATTTATTTTTATGTTGCCGTACCTCTGTATGTCTCAGGATAGCTCAGATCAAGCAAGTACATCAATATCAAACAATCCGAACATCAGCGTGATTGGAGATTTTGAATCTTATTACTCAAATACAGGTTCGAGAAAATTTGATCTTTTCTTCAACGAAGCTGAATTCACTTTTAATTCTTTCGTTGATCCGTATGCAAAGGCAGATATTTTTCTTTCATTTGCCAAAAATACTGAATCCGGTAAATATGAGGTAGACCTCGAAGAGGCGTATATAACCACACTCGATTTACCTTATGGGCTGCAACTACGGGCAGGAAAATTCAGAATGGCATTTGGAAAAATTAATAGCATTCATCCGCATGCTTTACCATTTATTGACTTGCCAGCCATCTACGAAAATTATTTAGGTGAAAGTTTAAATGATGCCGGCTTATCAGCAAGTTGGATTATACCCAATCCTTTAGATTTTTATCAGGAGTTGACCTTCGAATTAACGTCCGGGAATATTGAAACACCAACTTTCTATCACAACTCATCAAGCAAATACCTGATGCTCGTACATCTTAAAAACTTCTGGGACTTAAGTGATAATTCAACTTTTGAATTGGGATTAAGTGGCATTAACGGTCCAAACAAGAATAATTATTCAACCTCAATCGGTGGCCTCGACCTTACATATAAATGGAAACCACTCCGGTACAATACATATCATTCATTTCAATGGCAGACAGAAATATTATTCTGTAAGAAGAAATTATCTAAAGATATTTCCACGAAGTCTGTTGGTTTTTATTCTTTTATCACTTATCAATTGTCCCGTAGATGGTTCTTAACAGGACGCGTTGATTATTCAAATACACCAGATTATTCCTCAACGATTGACCGGGCGATATCCGGAACAGTTGGATGGTATGCGACTGAATTTCAAAAAATTGAATTCCAATTAAGTGGTAGAGACTCTAATTATCAGCCAAATTCGTTTGAATTGTGGATGCGTTGGATCTTCGTAATAGGTAGTCATGCTGCCCACCAATATTAATTTATCTGAAAGTCTCCAAATATGAAATTAAAAATTTATGCATTAAACATTTTATTGATTGTATTTTCCATTAAACTGATCGCCGGGGATAAGATAAAGGTTGTAACTACTCTTCCCGATTTAAGAAGCATTGTCGAAGAAATTGGTGGTACCAAAGTTGAAGCATTTTCCATTGCAACCGGTTTTCAAAATCCGCACTTCGTAGATCCGAAACCGAGTTACATACTTAAACTTACTAAAGCGGATATGTTTGTCACCGTCGGACTTGATCTTGAAACTGGTTGGTCACCTTCTTTGTTGAGCAGCTCACGAAATAATAAAATTCAAAAAGGTAGCAATGGATATGTAGACGCATCGAAGAATATTCCATTGCTTCAGATTCCTAACGACGCTAATCGTTCTTCCGGCGACATTCATATGTACGGCAATCCTCACTACTGGCTCGATCCTGTCCGAGGAATAAAAATAGGTCGAACAATTTGCGAAGCTTTAATCAAAATATCTCCAGACAATAGTAATTATTTTGAAGCGAATTATGTTGCTTTTAAAAATAAATCAGATTCAAAGATTAAAGAATGGTCGGCACTGATGATGCCATACAAAGGGACTAAAATAATTGCATACCACAATGAGTGGCCTTACTTCGAAGATAGATTCGGGCTGAGGATCGTAGATTTTTTAGAACCCAAACCTGGGATTCCTCCAACACCGGGTCAATTGTCAAAAGTCATAAATGAAATTAAAGAACAAAATATTAAAGTAATAATTACATCACCATATTTTACAACAGAATCAGCAGAATTGATTGCGCGCCAAACCGGTGCGAAAGTTGTTGTACTCGCGACCTCGGTCGGTGCCGATAAATCGATCAATAATTATTTTGATTTGTTCGATTACAACATCAAAAAACTGATTGATGCACTTAAATAATTTTTGAGATTAAAATATCCGGAGATATAAATGATAGAATTATTCAAACAAGAGTTTGTTCTGAACGCTTTAGGAGCGAGTATCGTGATGGGACTGCTTCTCTCCTATCTCGGCGTCCATGTTGTGGAAAGAGGGATTGTATTCGTTGACCTCGCACTTGGACAAATATCAATGCTGGGTGTAGCGTTCGCGGGATATATAGAAAAAGACACATTCATGATTTCCATTATCTTCACAATGACAGGAGCGTTTTTCCTTTCATTAATTAATATCAATGATAAGCGGTTAAAACTTGAGGCAATTATCGGAATTATCTACGCCGTAGCTTCTGCCGCCACGGTGTTACTAATCGCCAAATCACCGCACGGTGAAGCGGATATTTCAGAGGTCTTATTCGGCAGTCTATTCACTGTCACTCCGGATAAAATATTCTCCATGGGAATTATTTTTTCAGTTATAGGTTTAGCTCACATCATATTTCGAAGAAAATTTTTTTCATTGACGGATAGCGCCGAGAATTCGGAGCATATCGCCGTTTTTAATCTATGGAATTTCCTTTTTTACCTTTCAATCGGATTGGCAATTGTTATAGCTGTAAGGATGGGTGGTGTAATCCCGGTATTTTCGTATTTAATAATTCCGGCTGTTTCAGCAATGATGATCGCTCATAGAAGATGGCTGGTGATTTTAATTGCATTAGCAATTAGTATTTTAAGCGGCTTTGTTGGTTTAGTATTCGCTCTCAATTTCGACTTCCCAGCAGGTTCATCTTTAGTTGCTATTTTGGGTTTATTCTTTGGAATAAGCTCGTTTATCCGAATTGTTTACTCATTTGTGAAGAAATCCACAGTATCAGTCTAAAATCGATTTAATGGATAATATTGATCGTTTTTGACTGAATTGATCAGCCATTATATCTCATCCGCACCCTTTTATCCGTGCAAGCATCAAATTTAGTGATTTAAAATAAAATTATCTGTAATAAATTTTGGAGTTGTAATGACTGAAAACTTAAACAAGACTGCTTTTTTAGAAAAAGTTTTTAATTATGAAAAGAGCAAAGATTGGAAATTCACCGGTGAGTTACCGACTGTTATCGATTTCTGGGCACCATGGTGCGGACCTTGCCGTATAGTTGGACCTGTGCTAGATGAACTTTCAAATGAATATAAAGGAAAAGTTAATTTTTATAAGGTTAACACTGAGGAAGAACAAGAACTTGCATCGGTTTTTGGAATCCAAAGTATACCAAGTTTATTGTTCGTTCCAAAAGATCGCCAACCTATGATGGCAGTGGGTGCACTTCCTAAAGATACACTCAAAGGAATTATCGACAAAGAACTCCTCTCTCTTCCAGTTGCCGATGAACATGAACATCATCACCATCATGAGCATGGAGATCAATGCCAACATTAATGAATTGTCCTCAAATTTTTGAAAGGATAAAAACCGTCTTTGTTGCGCATGTTTGGGTGAGGAGACTGCTATTCGGAGTTATTGGAGCAGTTATAGGTTTCAGTTATTACTTTTTTATCGGTTGTTACAATGGAACATGTTTGATATCGAGTAGTCCTTATATCAGCACGTTGTATGGTGCCGGTGTTGGTTTAGTTATCGCTCCTTCAAAAAAGAAAACAGGAGAATAATGTGACCATTGTTTACGTCATATCAGGAATTGTAATTCTTTTTATGTCAATGCAATTCTTTCTCCGATTTCAATCTAAATTTAAAAAAGGTAAAGATGCAACAGTGTTGACAGGGTATATCGGAGATGCGGTTAGGCGCGGCGGTAAAGTACTGCTTTATTTTTATTCTCCAACCTGCGGCGCATGTCGCCAACAAACAACGATTATTGATCGTCTCCCCAACACTCCTACAACAATTTTCAAAGTTGATGTCTCTAAGGACGCAAAAACTGCTATGGCAATCGGTGTGCTTGGAACACCATCTACCGCAATTATTGAAAATGGAGTTATAAAAGAATTCTTTCTTGGTTTTGTAAATCAAGAAAAGTTATTAAAACTTCTTCAATGATTGATTTAATCTGCTGATATATAACTAATATCTCCCCAACACTTAATTCTCCTTCCGACAACTATTTAATTTAAAAAATATTAAAAGAGTTGATTGTCCGATTCGCGTTTCATATATTGATGATAAATCAATTGTGAAAATTATATTGGAATAACCAATGCCCGGTTCAGATGAGATAATTTCTAAAGCAAGACATGCTGCTCTGGCTTTTAAAAAATTAGATCAAAAGCAAACAGATCAGATTGTTCGTGCAGTTTATCTTGAAGCGATGAATAATCGAGTTCGATTAGCCAAGATGGCTGCTCAGGAAACAAATTTGGGAATCTGGGAGCATAAAGTTATCAAGAACATTATTGCAAGCCAGTTAGTTTACGAAAACATCAAAGATCAGAAGACCGTCGGAGTAATATCGGAAGATTCCTACACAGGAATAATTGAAATGGCTCAACCTATTGGTCCGATATTGGGTCTTGTTCCGGTGATCAATCCTACATCAACTACAATTTTTAAGATACTGATCTCGCTAAAAACACGTAACCCGATAATTATCAGTTCAGCTACAGCAGCAAAAGAATCGGTTGCGGAAACAGCTTCGATCTGCTATAAAGCAGCTTTGAATGCAGGTGCGCCGGAACATTGTAT
It contains:
- a CDS encoding YtxH domain-containing protein is translated as MLFGVIGAVIGFSYYFFIGCYNGTCLISSSPYISTLYGAGVGLVIAPSKKKTGE
- a CDS encoding thioredoxin family protein — encoded protein: MTIVYVISGIVILFMSMQFFLRFQSKFKKGKDATVLTGYIGDAVRRGGKVLLYFYSPTCGACRQQTTIIDRLPNTPTTIFKVDVSKDAKTAMAIGVLGTPSTAIIENGVIKEFFLGFVNQEKLLKLLQ
- a CDS encoding zinc ABC transporter substrate-binding protein, producing MKLKIYALNILLIVFSIKLIAGDKIKVVTTLPDLRSIVEEIGGTKVEAFSIATGFQNPHFVDPKPSYILKLTKADMFVTVGLDLETGWSPSLLSSSRNNKIQKGSNGYVDASKNIPLLQIPNDANRSSGDIHMYGNPHYWLDPVRGIKIGRTICEALIKISPDNSNYFEANYVAFKNKSDSKIKEWSALMMPYKGTKIIAYHNEWPYFEDRFGLRIVDFLEPKPGIPPTPGQLSKVINEIKEQNIKVIITSPYFTTESAELIARQTGAKVVVLATSVGADKSINNYFDLFDYNIKKLIDALK
- the trxA gene encoding thioredoxin — its product is MTENLNKTAFLEKVFNYEKSKDWKFTGELPTVIDFWAPWCGPCRIVGPVLDELSNEYKGKVNFYKVNTEEEQELASVFGIQSIPSLLFVPKDRQPMMAVGALPKDTLKGIIDKELLSLPVADEHEHHHHHEHGDQCQH
- a CDS encoding metal ABC transporter permease, encoding MIELFKQEFVLNALGASIVMGLLLSYLGVHVVERGIVFVDLALGQISMLGVAFAGYIEKDTFMISIIFTMTGAFFLSLININDKRLKLEAIIGIIYAVASAATVLLIAKSPHGEADISEVLFGSLFTVTPDKIFSMGIIFSVIGLAHIIFRRKFFSLTDSAENSEHIAVFNLWNFLFYLSIGLAIVIAVRMGGVIPVFSYLIIPAVSAMMIAHRRWLVILIALAISILSGFVGLVFALNFDFPAGSSLVAILGLFFGISSFIRIVYSFVKKSTVSV